The Lactobacillus acidophilus DNA segment CACCATTTAAGGCATACACAGTACCAGTAATAAAATCTACAATTCTACGAGCTGAGCTATCTTCCATTCTGCTAAAATTAATGACTACCGCTTTATTATTTAATAAATTTTGTGCTACATCCTTAGCATCAGAATAGACACGTGGCTCATACAAAACAATCTTGCTCTTAGATGAGTTCAATCCTGATTTGATTGAAACTACATTATCACGATTAATAGAGTTGAGAGGCAAGTCTTCATTATTTTCTTCATTTTGTGTAGTGTATTCTTCATCATTTGCTAATTCATCGTCATTAGAAATACCGAAGAATCTACCTAATTTGTCAAAAGCCATCTACATCTACCTCCAAAACTAGTTTTCACCGCGGTGCTTGAAGAATGGAATATCGCTGTTATCGTCACTTGTGTCTTGTGCACTAGTTTCAATTTGAGAAATACCTTCTTGTTCTTGGTCACTAAACGCATTAAACTTTTCGCTATCTTCTTCAGGTTCAGCAGGTTTAGTATTTCTTCTTTGATTATCTTGATTATTATTTAAATCCCACACACTAGTTGGATCAACCATAGTTTGCTTTGGTTTCTTAACTTCAGGTTCTGAAACATTATTTTCTGGTTGAATAGTTTCAGGACGATCAACAGTTTGAACCTTTGGTTGAACGACATCATTATTTTGAGCGGGTTCGCTTTCTTTCTTAGGTTGTGCCTTAATTTGGTGGCTTCTTCCTGGTAATTGCTTTGAAGCAGCTTCTTCAGCTTCAGAATCAATACCTGTAGCAATAACTGTTACTACTACTTCATCACCTAAGTTAGGATTGATTGATGTACCAAAGATAATGTTTACGTCGTCACCTGCAGCCTTAGATACAATTTCTGAAGCATCTTGAGCTTCAAACAAAGTAAGATCAGGTCCACCAGTAATGTTAAGTAGTACTTGCTTAGCACCATCAATTGAAACTTCAAGAAGTGGTGAAGAAATTGCTAACTTAGTTGCTTCAACAGTTCTATTTTCACCACTAGCACGACCAATCCCCATCAAAGCGGCACCTTGGTTTTCCATAACTGTCTTAACATCAGCAAAGTCCAAGTTTACGTAGTCAGTTGAAGTAATCAAATCTGAAATACCTTGAACACCTTGCTTTAAGACATTGTCTGCTTCTTTAAACGCATCCATCATAGGGGTCTTCTTATCAACCATTTCAAGTAAACGATTGTTTGCAATGATAACCAAAGTATCAACATATTGCTTTAATTGAGAGATCCCCTCTGCAGCGTTTTTTGAGCGCTTAGGGCCTTCAAAACTAAATGGACGTGTAACCACACCCACAGTCAATGCCCCTGTTTCACGGGCGATTTTTGCGACTACAGGAGCAGCACCAGTACCAGTACCACCGCCCATACCAGCAGTGATAAAAATCATATCTGCACCTTTAAGTGCATCTTCAATTGTTTGTTCACTTTCTTCGGCAGCTTTTTGTCCAACTTCAGGATGTGAACCAGCACCTAAACCACGTGTTAATTTAGGCCCCAACTGAATCTTATTTTCAGCTTTATTACTATTTAAAGCTTGAACATCTGTGTTTGCTGCAATAAATGAAACACCTTGCACGCCATCGTCGATCATTCGGTTAACAGCATTGCCTCCGGCACCGCCAACACCAATAACTTTGATGACAGCATTTTTATTGTCGTCTGAATCGAATGTAAAATCCATTAAATTAACCACCTTTAATCAAAGAATTTCTTAAAGAAACTCTTCAAGCCATTTGTTTTTTCTTTATTATTTTCTTCGTCCTCAGTAGAATCATCTGCGGACATTTTGCCTCTATTATATGCTTCTTTGGCTTCACTTTCACTACTAGAAACCGTTCTTTTAGAAATCTTGGAACTTTTTGGCTTAGATTCTGTTTCTTCAGTAGCAATTTCACCAAAACCATAAATTACGCCATTAACAAGATAATCAATTTCTGACATTCTATAAGAGTAATTTACAATGCCATAAGCTGCTGTATAAATAGGGTTTCGCATTCCGATTTGGTCAGGTTGATAAATACGAGCTTTTACATTTAAGCCATTGGCTGTCAAAGTGTCAATTCCTTGTAATAAACTAGTACCACCAGTAATTACAATTCCACCAGGTTGCTTTAAAGCATTATGCTTGGCAAGGCCTTTACCAAGTCTAGTCAAAATTTGTTCAACTCTTGCATTAATAATTTCACTAAGATATACTTCATCAACCATATGTTGACCATTTGCGCCAACACTATTAACAGAAAATTTATCATTTTTTGAAGCAAAGTTTGGATCCGCAAAACCATAGTCTAATTTAATTTGTTCTGCATCACTTTTAGAAATGCTTAAGACAGTAGAAATATCATTAGTAATATCGCTTCCGCCTTCTAAGTCAATATTCGCATACTTAATTTGACCTTCTTTAATGACAGTAGCAGTACTTACACCGCCACCAAGATCAATTATAACAGAACCAAAAGTTCTTTCACTTTCGCTTAAAGCAACACTAGAGATTGCCAAAGGAGTAGGTACAAAAAAGTTATTATGATATCCAGCACGTTCAATTGCTTTTTTAATATTATGAAGTGGACCAGTAGGTGCTGTAAGCAAAATTCCACTTACACCCAAAGAACGCGCAATCATCTTTCTAGGATCATCGACTTCTGTTTTACCATCAATCAAAAATCTACTTGGCAAAAAAGTTATTGCTTCGCGATTATCTTTTGCTGCTGAACGAATTGCAGATTGAATCGTTCTTCTAACATCATTATTATCAACTTCTTGACCTTGTTCACCTACATTAGCAAAACCTGTAGCGGTCTCCAATTGAAGCATTCCAACAGGAATACCTGCAACAACACTATAAATTTTAGCATTTGTCTTTTCTGCCACACCTTTAAGTGCACGACTAATTGCCGCTGCAGTTTGGTCAATATCAACAATTTGTCCATGTCGCATCCCAGAATTTGGCGTAGTGACTGCGCCAATAACTTTTCCAGAATCTGCAACAACGGCTTTTACGCTCGTGGTTCCTATGTCAAGTCCCACTAAAAGATTTGAATTCTCCAAAATTAAGCCCCCATAATACTTACCATTAAAAATTTTAACATATATGATTCTGTAAACACGCTATGATAAACCATAAGCATTCTTTTCACTCGAGGTTAATGGTCTACTAAATGCACCTATTTCCAAATCAATTAGACTATTCTTTCCGGCCTTTAATTTAATCGTATCATAATATTTAACTTTACTCTTCAAAGTTGAAATATTACCAATTATTACATTGCCATCTTTCATAACCAAAATAACTTGGGAATCTCGTCTGGTATTTCCACTTAATAATTTTACCTGATCTTTGAATGTTTTAGGCAAACTATCAAACAACTTAAGGTCTTCTTTTAAAGGAGCCGACTTACTATATCCAACAAAAACGGGCTTATCTTGATCTACTTGTGACCATTTTACTGACTTAGTAGCTAATTTACCATTATCTAAAATTTTACGATAACTATCGCCATCT contains these protein-coding regions:
- a CDS encoding cell division protein SepF; this encodes MAFDKLGRFFGISNDDELANDEEYTTQNEENNEDLPLNSINRDNVVSIKSGLNSSKSKIVLYEPRVYSDAKDVAQNLLNNKAVVINFSRMEDSSARRIVDFITGTVYALNGEIQRIGDKIFLATPPKFVTDGKISDLVDKKDNLS
- the ftsZ gene encoding cell division protein FtsZ; amino-acid sequence: MDFTFDSDDNKNAVIKVIGVGGAGGNAVNRMIDDGVQGVSFIAANTDVQALNSNKAENKIQLGPKLTRGLGAGSHPEVGQKAAEESEQTIEDALKGADMIFITAGMGGGTGTGAAPVVAKIARETGALTVGVVTRPFSFEGPKRSKNAAEGISQLKQYVDTLVIIANNRLLEMVDKKTPMMDAFKEADNVLKQGVQGISDLITSTDYVNLDFADVKTVMENQGAALMGIGRASGENRTVEATKLAISSPLLEVSIDGAKQVLLNITGGPDLTLFEAQDASEIVSKAAGDDVNIIFGTSINPNLGDEVVVTVIATGIDSEAEEAASKQLPGRSHQIKAQPKKESEPAQNNDVVQPKVQTVDRPETIQPENNVSEPEVKKPKQTMVDPTSVWDLNNNQDNQRRNTKPAEPEEDSEKFNAFSDQEQEGISQIETSAQDTSDDNSDIPFFKHRGEN
- the ftsA gene encoding cell division protein FtsA, coding for MENSNLLVGLDIGTTSVKAVVADSGKVIGAVTTPNSGMRHGQIVDIDQTAAAISRALKGVAEKTNAKIYSVVAGIPVGMLQLETATGFANVGEQGQEVDNNDVRRTIQSAIRSAAKDNREAITFLPSRFLIDGKTEVDDPRKMIARSLGVSGILLTAPTGPLHNIKKAIERAGYHNNFFVPTPLAISSVALSESERTFGSVIIDLGGGVSTATVIKEGQIKYANIDLEGGSDITNDISTVLSISKSDAEQIKLDYGFADPNFASKNDKFSVNSVGANGQHMVDEVYLSEIINARVEQILTRLGKGLAKHNALKQPGGIVITGGTSLLQGIDTLTANGLNVKARIYQPDQIGMRNPIYTAAYGIVNYSYRMSEIDYLVNGVIYGFGEIATEETESKPKSSKISKRTVSSSESEAKEAYNRGKMSADDSTEDEENNKEKTNGLKSFFKKFFD